In one window of Pseudobdellovibrionaceae bacterium DNA:
- a CDS encoding TIGR04552 family protein, translating into MNFNFDADTLNSLVGGLYSLSIPRLNVHDLDQAYEFARSYGFDLRNEEDRQKVYGYHSRAVTYMRSEILTEDEKIPDVLADPKKLGDLGNLLVYASQRGGREPSLQSWACALLKVMHVLVHLDSDLFTKFSSPIQEQILRPIQAHIYNDPVRGVTLGPASDPESIVLKKFDVKAFKTSSSSITKLLAKPDVVAFSLLDKVGVRFITKHLFDAFRVMRYLSEKNIVCIPHNVPDQSNNTLYPTNLFLQEMENLTGDQKITPEEIDQRLVARLERHREDAKYLLKLNSFSSLEYRFIKFITRRMIRVKNDGGQGPAFTFFYPFEVQIVDYQTYLENLSGKASHDKYKARQKKAARQRTLAWAESGQREE; encoded by the coding sequence ATGAATTTCAACTTTGATGCAGACACACTCAATTCGTTAGTGGGGGGGCTTTATTCGCTGTCCATCCCTCGACTGAATGTTCATGATCTTGATCAAGCCTATGAATTTGCACGTTCCTATGGTTTTGATCTGCGAAATGAAGAAGATCGACAGAAGGTCTATGGCTACCACTCACGAGCTGTTACCTACATGCGCTCAGAAATTCTCACAGAAGACGAGAAGATCCCCGATGTTTTGGCTGATCCGAAAAAATTAGGAGACCTTGGTAACCTGTTGGTTTATGCCAGCCAGCGTGGCGGGCGTGAGCCTTCATTGCAGTCTTGGGCTTGTGCATTGCTTAAGGTCATGCACGTTTTGGTTCACTTAGATAGTGACCTGTTCACCAAGTTTTCTTCGCCCATTCAAGAGCAGATTTTGCGGCCCATTCAAGCTCATATTTATAACGATCCTGTGCGGGGTGTGACCCTGGGGCCGGCCTCTGACCCTGAATCCATTGTGCTTAAAAAGTTCGATGTGAAGGCGTTTAAAACCTCCTCGTCTTCTATAACAAAACTTCTGGCAAAGCCTGACGTGGTGGCCTTTAGTCTTCTCGATAAGGTCGGGGTGAGGTTTATCACCAAGCATTTGTTTGATGCCTTTCGGGTGATGCGATATCTATCTGAAAAAAACATTGTGTGTATTCCTCACAATGTGCCCGATCAGTCTAACAACACCCTTTACCCAACAAATCTGTTTTTACAGGAGATGGAAAACTTAACGGGCGATCAAAAGATCACTCCCGAAGAAATTGATCAGCGATTGGTGGCACGTTTAGAGAGACATCGTGAAGACGCCAAATACCTATTGAAACTGAATTCTTTCTCAAGTCTTGAGTACAGGTTTATTAAATTTATCACCCGTCGTATGATTCGTGTGAAAAACGACGGAGGGCAAGGCCCCGCATTTACATTCTTTTATCCCTTTGAAGTGCAAATTGTCGATTATCAAACCTATCTTGAAAACTTGAGTGGCAAAGCCTCACACGACAAATACAAAGCGCGCCAGAAAAAAGCGGCCAGGCAGAGAACTCTTGCGTGGGCTGAGTCA
- a CDS encoding enoyl-CoA hydratase/isomerase family protein, translating into MSIQESIRWTEKDGVAVVEFDLIGEKVNKLSSPVMVRLDEVLAEIEKSSCKAVVLLSGKPNIFIAGADIDEIKNITKEEDFKISIEKAHAILNRLEDLPMPVIAAVHGACVGGGCELIMACDYRLGSDDASTKIGLPEVQLGIIPGFGGCVRMPRIIGLPNALDIILAGKTVPSLKAAKMGLIDEMVPTTLLEGRAMEMAREAVAGQRGKRRKQFKPKTTMDKFLHSMVGRPVVFSQAQKTVMKQSKGFYPAPLKALEVIKKTYGMGNRKKALAIETEGFCKVAVTDVSKYLIDLFFMMEDVKKQTGVSDTAVKPEKVEHMGVLGAGVMGGGIAYVAADKGIDVRMKDISNEALAIGFKSARDLWEKKMQQRRMNKYELAQKMSHISGGLDYAGFGHMQVVVEAIVEDMKIKQAVIGETAKHCPEDCIIATNTSSLSVTEMAKGHPRPENFVGMHFFNPVHKMPLVEVIRGEQTNDRAVATIFALSKKMGKTPVVVKDGPGFLVNRLLLPYMGEALFLLEEGMSVEKVDRFYTHTFGMPMGPYRLLDEVGLDVGIKVLKIFKASLGERIQVSELAEKLSATDRLGRKNKKGFYIYDDRGKETGVDGSIYQELGLKAPTDPLTEKECLERGMFQMINEASLALIQDKIVNTPQEVDLAMIMGTGFPPFRGGLLKYADSVGSEYIVQELEVYAQRLGQRFRPAQPLVNLAKSNRCFYGDRKPVNGVAEAAKPVETVEGQTPVTV; encoded by the coding sequence ATGAGCATTCAAGAAAGTATTCGGTGGACAGAAAAAGACGGTGTGGCTGTTGTTGAGTTTGATCTCATAGGCGAAAAAGTCAATAAGCTCTCTTCGCCGGTGATGGTTCGGCTTGATGAAGTGTTGGCAGAGATTGAAAAGTCCTCGTGTAAGGCTGTGGTGTTGTTATCAGGAAAGCCCAATATATTTATAGCGGGCGCCGATATTGATGAAATCAAAAACATAACCAAAGAAGAGGACTTCAAGATATCTATTGAAAAGGCCCATGCCATCTTGAATCGGCTTGAAGATTTGCCTATGCCGGTGATTGCCGCTGTACATGGGGCCTGCGTGGGGGGCGGCTGTGAGTTGATCATGGCCTGCGATTATCGTTTGGGGTCAGACGATGCCTCCACAAAGATTGGTTTACCTGAAGTGCAGTTGGGTATCATACCTGGTTTTGGTGGGTGTGTGCGCATGCCCCGGATTATTGGTTTACCCAATGCTTTAGATATCATTCTGGCTGGTAAAACTGTGCCCAGTCTTAAGGCTGCTAAAATGGGGCTGATCGACGAAATGGTCCCGACAACGCTCCTTGAAGGTCGGGCCATGGAAATGGCCCGTGAAGCTGTGGCGGGTCAGCGGGGCAAGCGGCGTAAACAGTTTAAGCCAAAAACCACAATGGATAAGTTTCTTCATTCTATGGTTGGGCGACCAGTGGTGTTTTCGCAGGCGCAAAAGACGGTGATGAAACAATCAAAAGGTTTTTACCCAGCCCCGTTAAAGGCGCTTGAGGTGATTAAAAAAACCTACGGAATGGGCAATCGCAAAAAAGCTTTGGCTATCGAGACTGAGGGTTTTTGCAAAGTGGCCGTCACAGATGTGAGCAAGTATTTGATTGATTTGTTTTTCATGATGGAAGACGTGAAAAAACAAACGGGAGTGTCTGACACAGCGGTGAAGCCTGAAAAAGTCGAGCACATGGGCGTGCTTGGGGCCGGTGTGATGGGCGGAGGCATTGCCTATGTGGCCGCCGACAAAGGTATTGATGTTCGCATGAAGGATATTTCTAACGAGGCATTGGCCATTGGATTTAAATCGGCCCGTGACCTGTGGGAAAAGAAAATGCAGCAGCGACGGATGAATAAGTACGAGCTGGCGCAAAAAATGAGTCATATCAGTGGTGGTCTTGATTATGCAGGATTTGGTCATATGCAAGTCGTGGTTGAGGCCATTGTCGAGGATATGAAAATCAAGCAAGCTGTCATTGGCGAAACAGCCAAACACTGTCCTGAGGATTGCATTATTGCCACTAACACATCTTCATTAAGTGTGACAGAAATGGCAAAGGGCCACCCGCGACCTGAAAATTTTGTTGGTATGCACTTCTTTAATCCTGTTCATAAGATGCCTCTGGTGGAGGTGATTCGCGGCGAGCAGACCAATGACCGTGCGGTAGCGACTATTTTTGCTCTATCAAAGAAAATGGGAAAAACTCCCGTGGTGGTTAAAGATGGTCCCGGTTTTTTGGTTAACCGCTTATTGCTACCTTATATGGGTGAAGCTCTTTTCCTATTGGAAGAGGGGATGAGTGTAGAGAAAGTGGATCGTTTTTACACTCACACCTTTGGTATGCCCATGGGTCCTTATCGTTTGCTAGATGAAGTGGGCCTGGATGTTGGAATAAAGGTTTTAAAAATATTTAAAGCCTCATTGGGCGAACGCATTCAGGTGTCAGAGTTAGCAGAAAAGCTCTCAGCCACTGACCGTTTGGGTCGAAAGAATAAAAAAGGTTTTTACATCTATGATGATAGAGGCAAAGAAACCGGCGTAGATGGTTCCATATATCAAGAGCTTGGGCTGAAGGCGCCCACAGACCCTCTAACAGAAAAAGAGTGTTTGGAGCGAGGGATGTTTCAGATGATTAACGAAGCCTCTTTGGCTTTGATCCAAGACAAGATCGTGAACACACCTCAGGAAGTGGACCTGGCCATGATTATGGGCACAGGGTTTCCACCCTTTCGAGGAGGCTTGTTAAAATACGCCGATTCCGTTGGTAGCGAGTATATCGTGCAAGAACTTGAAGTCTATGCGCAACGTCTGGGTCAGCGTTTTCGTCCGGCGCAACCACTTGTGAACTTGGCAAAGTCCAATCGCTGTTTCTATGGCGATCGAAAACCAGTAAATGGTGTAGCGGAAGCCGCAAAGCCAGTGGAGACCGTAGAAGGGCAAACGCCGGTTACTGTTTAA
- a CDS encoding thiolase family protein, which produces MSSERDVVIVDGVRTPFAKAGADLRDVHAAELGSVALKELLARTDLDVSEVDEVIIGNTGNPSDAVNISRVVALRSGIPQKTSAFTVHRNCASALESVATGYDKIRSGTVDTVVAGGTESMSQLPLLFSKKFADVFGEFVYAKTVGQKLSALKKMKLNYLKPRISVMEGLTDPFVGINMGQTAEILAKEFGLTREMQDQFAVESHLKAVKAMEEGRLKDEITPVFLAPKYKKIVADDVGPRKGQSMQQLGKLKPFFDKRYGTITAGNACPITDGAAMLLLMSRKRANELGYKPLAKIRSYAFAGLEPERMGLGPAYATPLALKRAGLTLKDMDLIELNEAFAAQVMACEKAFASDQFAKEKLGLGSAVGEIDPSKLNVNGGAIALGHPVGATGTRLVLTLIREMMRSDKQFGLATLCIGGGQGGAMIVEREA; this is translated from the coding sequence ATGTCTAGTGAACGTGATGTGGTGATCGTCGATGGAGTAAGAACCCCCTTTGCCAAAGCAGGTGCGGACTTGCGGGATGTCCATGCGGCAGAATTGGGGTCGGTGGCGTTAAAAGAGCTTCTAGCTCGTACGGATTTGGATGTATCTGAGGTGGATGAGGTCATTATCGGCAATACCGGTAACCCGTCGGATGCAGTGAATATTTCGCGTGTTGTTGCGTTGCGTTCGGGGATTCCGCAGAAAACCTCAGCCTTCACTGTGCACAGAAATTGTGCATCAGCTCTTGAAAGTGTGGCCACGGGCTACGATAAAATTCGTTCCGGAACCGTTGACACGGTGGTGGCGGGTGGCACAGAGAGTATGTCACAGCTGCCGCTCCTTTTTAGTAAAAAGTTTGCCGATGTGTTTGGTGAATTTGTCTATGCAAAAACGGTGGGCCAAAAACTTAGTGCTTTAAAGAAAATGAAGCTGAACTATCTCAAACCTCGCATTTCGGTGATGGAGGGTTTGACCGATCCCTTTGTGGGAATCAACATGGGGCAAACCGCTGAGATTTTAGCTAAAGAATTTGGTTTGACCCGTGAAATGCAAGACCAGTTTGCCGTTGAGAGTCATTTAAAGGCCGTGAAGGCCATGGAAGAGGGGCGCTTAAAAGACGAGATCACGCCCGTGTTTTTGGCTCCCAAATACAAAAAAATTGTTGCTGATGACGTTGGGCCACGTAAAGGCCAGTCCATGCAGCAATTGGGTAAACTAAAGCCTTTTTTTGATAAAAGATACGGCACCATCACTGCGGGCAATGCTTGCCCTATTACGGACGGCGCAGCCATGCTTTTATTAATGAGTCGAAAGCGTGCTAATGAATTGGGCTACAAGCCACTTGCGAAAATCAGAAGCTATGCTTTTGCAGGGCTGGAGCCCGAGCGAATGGGGCTGGGGCCGGCTTATGCTACGCCATTGGCATTGAAGCGAGCGGGATTAACTCTTAAAGACATGGACCTCATAGAGTTGAACGAGGCCTTTGCGGCTCAGGTGATGGCTTGTGAAAAAGCGTTTGCCAGCGATCAGTTTGCCAAAGAGAAGTTGGGTTTGGGTTCTGCCGTTGGTGAAATTGACCCCAGCAAACTTAATGTGAATGGAGGAGCCATCGCACTGGGACATCCCGTAGGAGCGACGGGCACTCGATTGGTGTTAACATTGATTCGTGAAATGATGAGAAGTGATAAGCAGTTTGGTCTGGCCACTTTATGTATTGGTGGTGGGCAAGGCGGTGCGATGATCGTAGAAAGAGAGGCGTAG
- a CDS encoding NADP-dependent malic enzyme, with translation MPKNLDREALEYHASGKPGKVDVRSSKKCDTEYDLSLAYSPGVAAPCRAIAEDPALVSKYTTRGNLVAVITNGTAVLGLGDIGPYAAKPVMEGKGVLFKQFAGIDVFDIEMDAKDPKEFIAAVKALEPTFGGINLEDIAAPACFEIEKTLSAEMKIPIFHDDQHGTAIINAAALINACELTHRALKETRIVFNGAGAAAIACARLLVRMGATRENILLCDSKGVVYEGRKEGMNIYKSEFAAPTERRTLADAVDGSDVFIGLSVAGVMTPDMLKTMAPSPIVFAMANPDPEIDPTLAKETRDDVIIATGRSDYPNQVNNVLGFPSIFRGALDVQATCINEDMKIAAVNALAQLAREDVPDSVSAVYDNKAFHFGPEYIIPKPFDPRVLMYVAPAVAKAAMDSGVAQNPIKNFKAYREQLEALNSFRRGFIRTTINRIKSHCRRTGSDIPTLIFPEGRSSKILKAINSIAKEKICHPILLGYEDEVRQKIAEMELDELSNVPVFHPSRHPRYKEFVSAFYEKRKRKGIMYSEAERLMANPYYFSAMAVEMGEANGVISGATQNYAECVKPILQIIGTGRGQVASGLNVVLIDDRMLFFADTTVNISPSAEEVANIAINVSRVAKYFGIEPRIAMLSYSNFSGRGEIPYKMKKAAQIVKNLKPNLIVDGEMQADTAINPDIVDRIFPFCDIKGGANVLIFPTLEAGNISYKLVQQLSGGEVLGPFLMGVKKPANVLQRTCTVDHVINTIVLTALETQAYTHGQ, from the coding sequence ATGCCAAAAAATTTAGACCGCGAAGCACTTGAATACCACGCCTCAGGAAAACCTGGAAAAGTTGACGTTCGATCCAGTAAAAAATGTGACACAGAGTATGATCTCTCATTGGCCTACTCTCCTGGTGTTGCCGCTCCCTGCCGAGCCATTGCAGAAGACCCGGCGCTCGTCAGCAAGTACACCACACGGGGCAATCTTGTAGCTGTGATCACAAATGGCACGGCCGTGCTCGGATTAGGTGACATCGGTCCCTATGCCGCAAAACCAGTGATGGAGGGTAAGGGCGTTTTATTTAAACAGTTTGCCGGTATTGACGTCTTTGATATCGAAATGGATGCAAAAGATCCCAAAGAGTTTATTGCCGCAGTGAAAGCACTAGAGCCTACCTTTGGCGGCATTAACCTTGAAGATATCGCAGCACCGGCTTGTTTTGAAATTGAAAAAACTTTGTCGGCAGAAATGAAAATTCCTATTTTTCATGATGATCAGCATGGGACGGCGATAATCAATGCCGCCGCCCTGATCAACGCCTGTGAATTGACCCATCGCGCGCTCAAAGAAACCCGTATTGTTTTTAACGGAGCTGGTGCTGCGGCCATCGCTTGCGCCCGACTGCTTGTTCGCATGGGCGCCACAAGAGAAAACATTCTCCTCTGCGACTCTAAAGGTGTTGTCTACGAGGGCCGAAAAGAGGGGATGAATATATATAAATCAGAATTCGCCGCACCCACTGAAAGGCGAACCTTGGCCGATGCCGTAGATGGCTCTGATGTGTTCATTGGCCTCAGTGTGGCCGGAGTAATGACCCCTGATATGCTTAAAACTATGGCACCCTCACCCATTGTTTTTGCCATGGCCAACCCCGACCCAGAGATAGACCCGACGTTAGCTAAAGAAACTCGAGATGATGTGATCATTGCCACGGGTCGCTCGGACTACCCTAACCAAGTAAACAATGTGCTGGGGTTTCCTTCGATTTTTCGGGGCGCCCTTGACGTGCAAGCCACCTGCATCAATGAAGACATGAAAATTGCAGCCGTCAATGCTTTAGCTCAACTGGCTCGTGAAGATGTGCCCGATAGTGTGTCGGCGGTATATGATAACAAGGCCTTTCATTTTGGGCCTGAGTATATTATCCCGAAACCCTTTGACCCGCGCGTATTGATGTATGTAGCTCCGGCTGTTGCAAAGGCCGCCATGGACTCAGGTGTCGCGCAAAACCCCATCAAAAATTTCAAAGCCTACCGGGAACAATTAGAAGCCCTAAACAGCTTTCGCCGCGGTTTTATTAGAACCACGATCAATCGAATTAAATCTCACTGCCGGCGAACGGGCTCTGATATCCCCACATTGATTTTTCCGGAAGGCCGCAGCTCAAAAATTTTAAAAGCCATTAACTCCATTGCTAAAGAAAAAATCTGCCACCCCATTTTACTCGGCTACGAAGACGAAGTGAGGCAGAAAATTGCCGAGATGGAACTTGATGAACTGTCAAACGTGCCGGTGTTTCATCCTTCCCGACATCCTAGATACAAAGAGTTTGTCAGTGCGTTTTATGAAAAACGAAAACGAAAAGGAATTATGTATTCTGAGGCTGAGCGTTTAATGGCCAACCCCTATTATTTTTCGGCCATGGCCGTAGAAATGGGCGAAGCCAATGGAGTGATTTCTGGCGCCACCCAAAATTACGCGGAATGTGTTAAACCCATTTTACAGATTATCGGCACTGGACGAGGGCAGGTGGCTTCGGGATTAAACGTGGTTCTTATTGATGATCGCATGTTGTTTTTTGCCGACACCACAGTGAACATTAGCCCGTCGGCAGAGGAAGTGGCCAATATTGCAATTAATGTTTCACGAGTGGCGAAGTATTTTGGCATTGAGCCGCGTATTGCCATGCTCAGCTACTCCAACTTTTCAGGACGCGGAGAGATTCCGTATAAAATGAAAAAAGCCGCACAAATCGTCAAAAACCTTAAGCCAAATTTGATCGTGGACGGCGAGATGCAGGCCGATACAGCCATTAACCCTGATATTGTGGATCGAATTTTTCCATTTTGTGACATCAAGGGAGGCGCCAACGTGCTTATATTCCCCACCTTAGAGGCCGGCAATATTTCTTACAAATTAGTGCAACAGCTCAGTGGCGGAGAGGTGTTGGGACCTTTTCTAATGGGAGTAAAAAAACCAGCTAACGTACTCCAACGCACTTGCACCGTGGATCATGTCATAAACACTATTGTGCTCACCGCACTTGAAACTCAAGCCTATACGCATGGCCAATAG
- the hflX gene encoding GTPase HflX, with translation MANSFLTETKKEKTLVAGIGLKQDDFSEIKESVAELEDLVYAAGGEVVGTIVQILPSFNPSTLMGSGKVTEIKEMADTTTATLLVVDHQLSGSQMRNLEAELGIRVIDRSQLILDIFASRAQTYEGKLQVELAQMLDQLPRMVGGWHGSLSRQAGGIGTRGPGESALELDRRRINERVKVIRKKLEDVKKNRQQHRAKRKRQNVPSFALIGYTNSGKSTLLNKLTQSQVLAKDQLFATLDPTTRQIMLPDVGLAVLTDTVGFIRKLPTQLIEAFKATLEESAEADILIHVIDLSSPQMERQQEVVQQLMRDLKWDDKPLIHAFNKVDVAPLERQMSVKAFPRVFVSAVEGRGLEKLKHLMAEAAKNLQQTVELYFSKKDEHLIYELGKDGQILKSEASPHGTVCTVALNPTQISRWESYLTR, from the coding sequence ATGGCCAATAGTTTTTTGACTGAAACAAAAAAAGAAAAAACGTTAGTTGCTGGCATTGGCCTGAAACAAGATGATTTTTCCGAAATCAAAGAGAGTGTGGCCGAACTCGAAGACCTCGTCTATGCCGCCGGCGGCGAGGTGGTTGGGACCATTGTTCAAATTTTGCCCAGCTTCAACCCAAGTACTCTGATGGGATCTGGAAAAGTCACAGAAATCAAAGAAATGGCCGACACCACTACAGCAACGCTTTTGGTGGTTGACCATCAACTTTCGGGCAGCCAGATGCGAAATCTCGAAGCCGAGCTGGGGATTCGTGTCATTGATCGCAGTCAATTAATTTTGGACATCTTTGCCAGTCGCGCCCAAACCTATGAGGGAAAATTACAAGTGGAGCTAGCACAAATGCTCGATCAACTACCTCGAATGGTGGGCGGGTGGCATGGCTCTCTCTCAAGGCAGGCTGGAGGAATTGGCACTCGAGGCCCTGGAGAATCCGCCCTAGAGCTGGATCGCCGGCGCATCAACGAGCGCGTAAAAGTCATTCGCAAAAAACTTGAAGACGTAAAGAAAAATCGACAACAACATCGGGCCAAGCGAAAGCGACAAAATGTGCCCAGCTTTGCCTTGATCGGGTACACCAATAGTGGCAAGAGCACTTTATTAAATAAACTGACTCAATCGCAGGTTCTGGCAAAAGATCAACTGTTTGCCACCCTTGACCCCACAACTCGGCAAATCATGCTGCCTGATGTAGGACTGGCGGTACTCACTGACACTGTGGGCTTTATTCGAAAACTCCCCACCCAACTCATTGAAGCCTTTAAGGCCACCTTAGAAGAGTCGGCCGAGGCTGACATACTCATCCATGTCATCGACCTTTCAAGTCCGCAAATGGAAAGACAACAAGAGGTCGTTCAACAGTTGATGCGAGACTTAAAATGGGACGACAAACCCTTGATTCACGCCTTCAACAAAGTGGATGTGGCACCCCTTGAGAGGCAAATGAGTGTTAAAGCGTTTCCTCGCGTGTTTGTCAGCGCCGTTGAAGGACGTGGCCTTGAAAAACTCAAACACCTCATGGCCGAAGCGGCGAAAAACCTTCAACAAACAGTTGAACTCTATTTTTCAAAGAAAGACGAACATTTGATTTACGAACTAGGGAAAGACGGCCAGATCTTAAAAAGCGAAGCTAGCCCCCATGGTACAGTTTGTACGGTGGCACTCAACCCCACCCAAATATCCAGGTGGGAGTCTTATCTTACGCGGTGA
- a CDS encoding response regulator: MSSSAYGSIKKLEYDELDLFLHFQVTGNDDAPWFAFNVQKIKEVTEEYSMTALPPQHAPFVAIIDLRGTAIPVLDVAGFVGDDHAQAPRKRVLICDIQGYYLGIFIGRTGRILDRRNSEHLPLPEAISRVNTSFVNGLIKTSEGYVYTLDIEAILESLDIMLDKSTIAKDVHPRFQGLRALVVEDSKLFQKKTKLLFEKLGLETVMADNGADGLKRLEEHSYRFDFIFSDLEMPIMNGIDFIRELKKRPPARDIPILINSSLSNPALIRDIENEQLGRYIVKFDEDLIYKELDILLGKKPARNEPQ; this comes from the coding sequence ATGAGCTCATCAGCATACGGGTCCATTAAGAAATTAGAATATGATGAATTGGACTTATTTCTACATTTCCAAGTAACTGGTAACGATGATGCACCATGGTTTGCGTTTAACGTGCAAAAAATAAAAGAAGTAACAGAAGAATACTCAATGACAGCATTGCCGCCACAGCATGCTCCATTTGTTGCAATAATCGATCTGCGCGGCACAGCTATTCCTGTTTTAGACGTGGCTGGATTCGTGGGGGATGATCACGCTCAGGCCCCCAGGAAACGTGTTTTAATCTGCGATATTCAGGGTTATTATTTGGGCATCTTTATTGGCCGTACCGGGCGAATTTTAGACCGAAGAAACTCCGAGCACTTGCCGCTCCCAGAGGCCATATCGAGAGTCAATACATCGTTTGTAAATGGATTAATTAAGACCAGTGAGGGATACGTTTATACATTGGATATAGAGGCTATCTTAGAAAGTTTAGATATCATGCTAGATAAATCCACCATTGCTAAAGATGTTCATCCTAGATTTCAGGGGTTGCGGGCTCTTGTGGTCGAGGACTCCAAGTTGTTTCAGAAAAAGACCAAGTTATTATTTGAGAAGCTCGGACTTGAGACGGTTATGGCTGACAACGGAGCTGATGGTCTGAAGAGGCTAGAAGAGCATAGTTATCGGTTTGATTTTATTTTTTCAGATCTGGAGATGCCCATTATGAATGGCATCGACTTTATTCGAGAGTTAAAAAAGCGTCCGCCAGCCAGGGATATCCCTATTTTGATAAACTCAAGTCTATCAAATCCAGCATTGATAAGGGATATTGAGAATGAGCAACTTGGACGTTATATTGTGAAGTTCGATGAGGATCTGATCTACAAGGAACTGGATATCTTGTTGGGCAAAAAGCCGGCCCGCAATGAGCCACAATGA
- a CDS encoding chemotaxis protein CheW, whose protein sequence is MQRQRESESNNGIYIHFSWKNYVMAMPVELVAEIVESHQVVRYPVEVPGHRGVVSLRGGIVPVVDPRLVLGDVAIEKSDDHVHRFVVVEVRNGVRLCLMAEDVGKVNISTAEIYDQSTVAIHGEPVRILKAEDFIRVMEISA, encoded by the coding sequence ATGCAGAGGCAGCGTGAGTCTGAAAGTAACAATGGGATCTATATTCACTTCTCATGGAAAAATTACGTGATGGCTATGCCTGTTGAGCTTGTTGCTGAAATTGTGGAGAGTCACCAAGTCGTGCGTTATCCAGTAGAAGTTCCGGGCCATAGGGGTGTGGTGAGTCTGCGCGGGGGTATCGTTCCGGTAGTGGATCCTCGACTCGTTCTGGGTGATGTCGCTATTGAAAAATCTGATGATCATGTTCATAGATTTGTGGTGGTGGAAGTCAGAAATGGAGTTCGTTTGTGCTTAATGGCCGAAGATGTGGGTAAGGTGAATATATCAACTGCTGAGATTTATGATCAATCGACGGTGGCTATTCATGGTGAGCCGGTTCGGATTTTAAAAGCAGAAGATTTTATTAGAGTGATGGAGATATCGGCATGA